In Pongo abelii isolate AG06213 chromosome X, NHGRI_mPonAbe1-v2.0_pri, whole genome shotgun sequence, one DNA window encodes the following:
- the LOC112130882 gene encoding large ribosomal subunit protein eL37-like: protein MITYTDNPKKSTKKLLEVIKKPSRSEVTKGTSSFGKPHIKTHTLRCCYSSNTCHFQKSMCGKCRYPPKQKIKYNWSAKAKRRNTTGIGVTRYLKIIYHEFRHGLCEGITPKPKGAAVAASSSF from the exons ATGATCACCTACACAGATAATCCCAAGAAATCTACCAAAAAACTCCTAGAAGTAATAA aaaaaccaaGTAGAAGTGAGGTGACGAAGGGAACGTCATCATTTGGAAAGCCTCACATTAAGACGCACACATTGCGCTGCTGCTACAGCTCTAATACCTGCCACTTTCAGAAGTCAATGTGTGGCAAATGTCGCTACCCTCCCAAGCAGAAAATAAAGTATAACTGGAGTGCTAAGGCTAAAAGACGAAATACCACCGGGATTGGTGTTACTAGGTACCTAAAAATTATATACCATGAATTCAGGCATGGACTCTGTGAAGGAATAACACCTAAACCCAAAGGGGCAGCTGTAGCAGCATCCAGTTCCTTTTAA